CAGAAAGTGATCGATTCCGATGGCACAGCAATTTTCTCTCATGGTTCTTTATCGGGCGGCTCTTTAAGAACATTTCAGTATGCAAAGAAACATAGCAAGCCAAGTCTTCATTTGAATATGACGAAACTTTCAGTCGATGAAGCTGTAAATGAAATATTGCATTGGGTAAAAGAAAACAACATACAGATACTTAATGTTGCTGGTCCCAGGGGAAGTAAAGACCCTGAGATTTATGCTGTTGTAAAAGAAGTGATGACAATAGTTCTCACAAAGAATCTTGCCGGTATTTCTACCACATTATCATTTGAAAATAAGTTGATTTAACTCCATAGATGGGCTTTATTGATAAGAAGTAACAGCTTTATATGAGAAGCACAGTAAACTTAAAAGGAGACAGACATGGAACATCGGATAGAGGTCTTACCAGGGATATTTATACAACCACAGAGTATCAAGACAATAAAGGGGCTCATTGAATATGATATAACTAAAAAAGAAAACCTGACCATTCTCTGCTCTCACGGAGGCATAGCCCTCTGTGTCAATATAAGTGAGACACTTTCCACCCAATAGTTTAGACTCAAAGGGCGGGAAGGAGAAATAGAATGGAAGGGAAAAATTTAATGACAGCAAAGAGCAGTATAGTACAAAAGGAATCCGGTATCAGAGCAGTCCCTGATCCCGAAGTTACTGAGAAAGCAGTACGCCGGAAATTTACTGCAGCATTTAAGCTCCGCATTCTTAAAGAGGCAGAAGCCTGTACCCAACAAGGACAGCTCGGTGCGCTTTTGCGCCGTGAAGGGCTCTATTATTCGAACCTTACATCGTGGAGACGCCAGATCAATCAGGGTCTCATTCCGAAGAAGAGAGGACCTCTTGCTAAAAGACCCGATCCGCATGCCCGTCGTATTGTAGAACTGGAACGGGAGAATGCAAAGCTTACGCATAAGCTCAAGCATGCTGAATTGATTATTGATGTCCAAAAAAACAATCTTAAATGTAATTACCTTTCCCTGTGACAATAGAAACTTGTTTTGATATACTCGATAGGGGAGGAGAGACCGTCCACTTATTGGTGTTTTTACCCGTAAAAAAACGTGGTCCAGGAATGAAAGTGTCCTTGATATTGGTGACGTTCAAGCGATCCCGTTTAGGAAAGTAATATAGTTTTCATTTCACCTCCCAATATATTTTATGACTGGAGGTAATATGACATCAAAAAAGGGTTCTGTTGCATTTTCTGTTGTGCATCCTGATGCTGCCGGAATTGACATCGGCGCT
This region of Syntrophales bacterium genomic DNA includes:
- a CDS encoding putative molybdenum carrier protein; the protein is QKVIDSDGTAIFSHGSLSGGSLRTFQYAKKHSKPSLHLNMTKLSVDEAVNEILHWVKENNIQILNVAGPRGSKDPEIYAVVKEVMTIVLTKNLAGISTTLSFENKLI
- a CDS encoding transposase, with the protein product MEGKNLMTAKSSIVQKESGIRAVPDPEVTEKAVRRKFTAAFKLRILKEAEACTQQGQLGALLRREGLYYSNLTSWRRQINQGLIPKKRGPLAKRPDPHARRIVELERENAKLTHKLKHAELIIDVQKNNLKCNYLSL